Proteins co-encoded in one Paraburkholderia edwinii genomic window:
- the ubiG gene encoding bifunctional 2-polyprenyl-6-hydroxyphenol methylase/3-demethylubiquinol 3-O-methyltransferase UbiG: MTNADPHELQKFSDLAHRWWDPNAEFKPLHELNPVRLGWIDEHARLGGKRVLDIGCGGGILTESMANLGASAKGIDLSHEALGVADLHSLESGVNVEYEEIAAEALAARDPASFDVVTCMEMLEHVPDPSQIVAACKTLVKPGGWVFFSTLNRNVKSYLFAVIGAEYIARMLPRGTHDYARFIRPSELAGFVRAAGLTTVEIKGVVYHPIGKRFALATDTSVNYMLACRRDA, translated from the coding sequence ATGACCAATGCCGATCCCCACGAACTGCAGAAATTCAGCGATCTCGCGCACCGGTGGTGGGACCCTAATGCCGAATTCAAACCCCTTCACGAACTGAACCCGGTGCGGCTTGGCTGGATCGACGAGCACGCGCGCCTCGGCGGCAAACGCGTGCTCGACATCGGCTGCGGCGGCGGCATTCTGACGGAATCGATGGCCAACCTTGGCGCATCGGCGAAGGGCATCGACCTGTCACACGAAGCGCTCGGCGTTGCCGATCTGCACAGCCTCGAAAGCGGCGTAAACGTCGAATACGAAGAAATCGCCGCGGAAGCGCTGGCTGCACGCGATCCGGCGAGCTTCGACGTCGTGACCTGCATGGAAATGCTCGAACACGTGCCGGACCCCTCGCAAATCGTCGCTGCCTGCAAGACGCTCGTGAAGCCGGGCGGCTGGGTGTTCTTCTCGACGCTGAACCGCAACGTGAAGTCGTATCTGTTCGCGGTGATCGGCGCCGAGTACATCGCGCGGATGCTGCCACGTGGCACGCACGACTACGCGCGCTTTATCCGTCCTTCCGAACTGGCCGGCTTCGTGCGTGCCGCGGGCCTGACCACGGTCGAAATCAAGGGCGTCGTCTATCACCCGATCGGCAAGCGCTTCGCGTTGGCCACGGACACGAGCGTCAACTACATGCTCGCCTGCCGCCGCGACGCCTGA
- the ompA gene encoding outer membrane protein OmpA, translated as MNKLSKLAFIAATAVMAASASAQSVPASRQAVNDNWVNGTGEYVWMNGTNELCWRDAFWTPATANAKCDGALVAQAPTPPAPAPVAPAITSQKITYQADTLFDFDKAVLKPAGKEKLDDLAAKIQGLNLEVVVATGYTDRIGSDKYNDRLSLRRAQAVKAYLVSKGIEANRIYTEGKGKRDPVTHGCNQKNRKQLIACLAPDRRVEVEVVGTSKQ; from the coding sequence ATGAATAAACTTTCAAAGCTCGCGTTCATTGCAGCTACCGCAGTAATGGCTGCATCGGCGTCGGCGCAATCGGTGCCGGCCTCGCGACAGGCAGTGAACGATAACTGGGTGAACGGCACCGGCGAATACGTGTGGATGAACGGCACGAACGAGCTTTGCTGGCGCGACGCGTTCTGGACGCCGGCAACGGCTAACGCAAAGTGCGACGGCGCACTCGTCGCACAGGCTCCGACCCCGCCGGCACCGGCACCGGTCGCTCCGGCCATCACGAGCCAGAAGATTACGTATCAGGCTGACACGCTGTTCGACTTCGACAAGGCTGTCCTGAAGCCGGCCGGCAAGGAAAAGCTGGATGACCTCGCAGCGAAGATCCAGGGCCTGAACCTCGAAGTGGTCGTCGCAACGGGCTACACCGACCGCATCGGTTCCGACAAGTACAACGACCGTCTGTCGCTGCGTCGTGCTCAAGCTGTGAAGGCATACCTCGTCAGCAAGGGCATCGAAGCCAACCGTATCTACACGGAAGGCAAGGGCAAGCGCGACCCGGTCACGCACGGTTGCAACCAGAAGAACCGCAAGCAACTTATCGCCTGCCTCGCACCGGATCGCCGCGTGGAAGTCGAAGTTGTCGGTACTTCGAAGCAGTAA